A region from the Polaribacter sp. Hel1_33_78 genome encodes:
- a CDS encoding T9SS type A sorting domain-containing protein, giving the protein MKKITLLCAFLITSLGFSQTYDLLTNGDFENGTEPWVGNNLSVVAGEAFVSETNAGGNPWDTQLVHANLEFEENKEYVFTFYARAAADRKITVAIQNVGVWSDQFRADYDLTTTMTMYTATFNASSSFSNVQIGFLMAGAGFTDAIYYDNISLVTAGVASETCNDGIMNNGETAIDCGGPNCDACPEPPTTAAPTPPNRNGWDIVSLYSGSYTDVASNFDAGWCGNGSIEEVMVDGNATMAWKGNNCQGIVLDAGVDVSDYTNLHVDVYIQAGTDLTSAVLNLKFVQQPGGAANETNLNIASTPALTAGSWLSLDIAVDLTGFDGFKEFGITSNLNNKLWYDNLYAYRAPTASVDNNALLGFSMYPNPASNRLNISAKEVIQNAAVYNVLGKKVMSLEINKSSESIDISNLASGIYLIKYNVNNKVGTAKFVKQ; this is encoded by the coding sequence GTAGGAAATAACTTAAGTGTTGTAGCTGGTGAAGCTTTTGTTAGTGAAACTAATGCAGGAGGTAATCCTTGGGATACGCAATTGGTTCATGCTAATTTGGAATTTGAAGAAAATAAAGAGTATGTTTTTACCTTTTATGCTCGTGCAGCAGCAGATAGAAAAATTACAGTAGCAATTCAAAATGTTGGTGTTTGGTCTGACCAATTTAGAGCGGACTATGATCTTACAACAACAATGACTATGTATACTGCAACCTTTAATGCTTCTTCTTCTTTTTCGAACGTTCAGATTGGTTTCTTAATGGCGGGTGCTGGTTTTACAGATGCAATTTATTATGACAATATTTCTTTAGTGACTGCAGGAGTTGCGTCAGAAACATGTAATGATGGTATAATGAACAATGGTGAAACTGCGATAGATTGTGGAGGACCTAATTGTGATGCATGTCCTGAACCTCCTACAACAGCAGCTCCAACTCCGCCGAATAGAAATGGTTGGGATATAGTATCTTTATACAGTGGTTCTTATACGGATGTTGCAAGTAATTTTGATGCAGGTTGGTGTGGTAATGGTTCAATAGAAGAAGTTATGGTTGATGGAAATGCAACTATGGCTTGGAAAGGTAATAATTGTCAAGGTATTGTTTTAGATGCTGGTGTTGATGTAAGTGATTATACGAATCTTCATGTAGATGTTTATATTCAAGCTGGTACTGATTTAACTTCTGCTGTTCTTAATTTAAAATTTGTACAACAACCAGGAGGTGCTGCGAACGAAACTAATTTAAACATTGCTTCAACACCTGCTTTAACTGCTGGTTCTTGGTTATCTTTAGATATTGCAGTAGATTTAACTGGTTTTGACGGTTTTAAAGAATTTGGAATTACGAGTAATCTTAATAATAAACTTTGGTATGATAATTTATATGCATACAGAGCTCCAACTGCTAGTGTAGACAACAATGCATTATTAGGTTTTTCTATGTATCCAAACCCAGCATCTAACAGATTAAATATTTCTGCAAAAGAAGTAATTCAAAATGCAGCTGTATACAATGTATTAGGTAAAAAAGTAATGAGTTTAGAAATCAATAAATCAAGTGAGTCTATTGATATTTCTAACTTAGCTTCTGGAATATACTTAATTAAGTATAACGTAAACAATAAAGTTGGTACTGCTAAATTTGTGAAGCAATAA
- a CDS encoding thioredoxin domain-containing protein translates to MIFFNKYTALLFVLFIFLNCSKEALKESKKSNDLIHETSPYLLQHAYNPVNWKAWNPKTLALAKKENKLIVISVGYSACHWCHVMEEESFENDSIAKIMNANFINIKVDREERPDVDKVYMNAVQLMTGGGGWPLNCIALPDGRPIYGGTYFTKEQWSKVLKSISKLYKEEPQKAIEFAENLTKGIQESQLITLNKETPSFTKKEITSSVALWRNQMDTIYGGFKGVPKFPMPNSLEFLARYSYQFKDTSIDNYLENALAKIAFGGIYDHIGGGFSRYAIDEKWHIPHFEKMLYDNAQLVSLYSKAYLKDKNKLYKDVVQETLHFIENELTSNNGAFYSSLDADSKNSSGEKEEGAFYEWTEEELIELLQDDFTLFKEFYNINDFGLWENSKYVLIRNKSKVEFAKEQNITIVVLNEKVSKWKKVLHKARNKRSKPNLDDKVLTSWNALMIQGYVDAYRAFGNKEYLESALKNANFLAENQLRKDQGLYRNFKNGKSTINAYSEDYATVMKSFISLYEVTLDEKWLTISKNLIDILFVNFFDENIKMFYFTSKEDENLIARKYEIIDGVIPSSNSMIANSLFKLGHYFSNSKYLKTSEQMLNNLKDNVKLNPANYSNWLNLMTNFTNPFYEVVVAGDNAMEVNTSLINNYNPNILIAGTTKENTTLPLLSYKFNEDETFIYVCVNGTCKLPQKDLKKAIKSIDK, encoded by the coding sequence TTGATTTTCTTCAATAAATATACAGCCTTACTATTTGTTTTATTCATTTTCTTAAATTGTTCAAAGGAAGCGTTAAAAGAGTCTAAAAAAAGTAACGATTTAATACATGAGACAAGTCCATACTTATTACAACATGCCTATAATCCTGTAAACTGGAAAGCCTGGAATCCAAAGACATTGGCATTAGCAAAAAAAGAAAATAAGCTAATTGTAATTTCTGTAGGATACTCTGCGTGTCATTGGTGTCATGTAATGGAAGAAGAAAGTTTTGAAAATGATTCTATTGCTAAAATTATGAATGCTAATTTTATCAATATAAAAGTAGATAGAGAAGAGCGGCCAGATGTAGATAAAGTTTATATGAATGCGGTACAATTAATGACAGGCGGCGGTGGTTGGCCTCTAAATTGCATTGCACTTCCAGATGGAAGACCTATTTATGGAGGAACCTATTTTACAAAAGAACAATGGTCTAAAGTATTAAAGAGTATTTCTAAATTATATAAAGAAGAACCTCAAAAAGCTATTGAGTTTGCAGAGAATTTAACAAAGGGTATTCAAGAATCTCAGCTCATTACCTTAAACAAAGAAACGCCTAGTTTTACTAAAAAAGAGATTACATCTTCTGTGGCCTTATGGAGAAATCAAATGGACACTATTTATGGTGGATTTAAAGGTGTACCAAAATTCCCAATGCCAAATTCATTAGAATTTTTAGCAAGGTATAGTTATCAATTTAAGGATACTTCAATCGATAATTACCTAGAAAATGCATTAGCAAAAATTGCTTTTGGCGGTATTTATGATCATATTGGTGGTGGTTTCTCAAGATATGCTATTGACGAAAAATGGCATATTCCTCATTTTGAGAAAATGCTTTATGACAATGCACAATTAGTGAGTTTATACTCTAAAGCCTATTTAAAGGATAAAAACAAACTTTATAAAGATGTTGTACAAGAAACCTTACATTTCATTGAAAACGAATTAACAAGCAATAATGGAGCCTTTTATTCCTCTTTAGATGCAGACAGTAAAAATAGCTCAGGAGAAAAAGAAGAAGGAGCGTTTTATGAATGGACGGAAGAGGAACTAATAGAATTGCTTCAAGATGATTTTACTCTTTTTAAAGAATTTTATAACATAAATGACTTTGGACTTTGGGAAAATAGCAAGTATGTTTTGATAAGAAATAAATCAAAAGTTGAGTTTGCAAAAGAACAAAATATTACAATAGTAGTTCTAAATGAAAAAGTTTCTAAGTGGAAAAAGGTTTTACATAAAGCAAGAAATAAAAGAAGCAAACCTAATTTAGATGATAAAGTGCTGACCTCTTGGAATGCTTTAATGATTCAAGGATATGTGGATGCGTATAGAGCTTTTGGAAATAAAGAATATTTAGAGAGTGCGCTTAAAAATGCAAACTTCTTAGCAGAGAATCAATTAAGAAAAGATCAAGGTTTATATAGAAATTTTAAAAATGGTAAAAGCACTATAAATGCATATTCCGAAGATTATGCAACAGTGATGAAGTCGTTTATTTCGTTATATGAAGTTACGTTAGATGAAAAATGGTTAACAATTTCCAAAAATTTAATAGATATTCTGTTTGTTAATTTTTTTGATGAAAACATTAAAATGTTTTATTTCACGTCTAAAGAAGATGAAAATTTAATTGCTAGAAAATACGAAATCATCGATGGTGTAATTCCATCGTCAAACTCAATGATAGCAAACAGTCTTTTTAAATTAGGGCATTATTTTTCAAATTCCAAATATTTAAAAACGTCAGAACAAATGTTAAATAATTTAAAGGATAATGTTAAATTGAATCCTGCTAATTATAGTAACTGGTTAAATTTAATGACCAATTTCACGAATCCTTTTTATGAAGTGGTTGTTGCCGGTGATAATGCAATGGAAGTAAATACTAGTTTAATTAATAATTATAATCCAAATATTTTAATCGCTGGAACCACGAAAGAGAACACCACATTACCATTGTTATCGTATAAATTCAATGAAGATGAAACCTTTATTTATGTATGCGTAAATGGTACCTGTAAATTACCTCAAAAGGATCTTAAAAAAGCAATAAAAAGCATTGATAAGTAA